In one window of Deltaproteobacteria bacterium DNA:
- a CDS encoding TIGR03986 family CRISPR-associated RAMP protein, with amino-acid sequence MVDMREWQEEMRRKRGLAPREEKSVQAQGGSKKDSGSSPGKQKKKKKKRKQGLQTRHYGAGPGPLRQRAHPQGRGEGRGRMDDAPQFHNPYHFVPVLKDNRPADLSVEKFDSQENGHVRHDRYVEGSYSGRIVCRLKSESPIFVGAKRVRKGKQECPACVAPYERGGKPAVPATTLKGLISSIAEAASNSALRVLERSEYPYSYRKEMTKSLSAIGMIHVEKEKGGQDKYFLVPLTLPTLQKNNNDRFPLPAEYQNMFPEPNLKVYIGDRLSIRNSGRFTFRTFRADSPKYYGMKLQRRSWTGSHELCGDAQLHVTRNSFLVSQKAREDAVPRPWDEIPDHERSVYTRGIIRVLGCWGDRAIPNTKKHEIFIPCPEKPEAWEAFLIPDDVVNRFHELADARTDADENGKLPYEPKDTKRNMDPANDGKKFRLKEGDLVFFKPHPRWNTIEEISLSSIWRGRVEWIVNNRMEGARGRDFFRAVDKELLPFNGERKQITLAEQLFGFVEEGKEKERDTARALAGRVRFADALFEGITDQDGQTPIGREASPYLDPVVLKILDSPKPPSPALYFKKSDGQGAYIAKKDLQPGSHHPQGRKFYLHHSSDQLEKECWKTDPQPPTPCEEKDRCKQKVSVTPVRAGAVFYFHVDFDNLSKRELGLLCYALRPTEAFRHKIGTGKPIGLGKVRIDPIGLFLVNREDRYTTDEIFSSPRYAKVWRKEDAPEDWPGRYGREAEAEVAEAEVAGAITYDAFRKGFRDKMNEDIRPALELLGDPAKVTEPVHTPLVQGQGPEDETFKWFVENDKRRHDFLRPLNRASTNLPTLKKY; translated from the coding sequence ATGGTTGATATGAGGGAATGGCAGGAAGAGATGCGCAGGAAACGGGGCCTTGCACCCAGGGAAGAAAAATCGGTACAGGCCCAGGGAGGGTCGAAAAAAGATAGCGGATCGTCACCGGGTAAGCAAAAGAAAAAAAAGAAAAAAAGGAAGCAAGGTCTCCAGACGAGACACTATGGAGCCGGGCCGGGTCCGTTACGTCAGAGGGCGCACCCCCAGGGGCGGGGAGAAGGCCGGGGGCGGATGGACGATGCCCCGCAGTTTCATAATCCCTACCATTTCGTTCCGGTCCTGAAAGACAACAGGCCGGCCGATCTGAGCGTTGAGAAGTTCGATAGTCAGGAAAACGGACATGTGAGGCACGACCGATATGTGGAAGGTAGCTATTCCGGCCGGATCGTCTGCCGGTTAAAGTCTGAGAGCCCGATCTTTGTCGGGGCAAAGCGCGTGAGGAAGGGTAAGCAAGAATGCCCCGCCTGCGTCGCCCCCTACGAAAGAGGAGGGAAGCCCGCCGTCCCGGCCACGACCCTTAAAGGGTTGATTTCAAGTATCGCCGAGGCGGCGAGCAATTCGGCACTGCGGGTGTTGGAAAGATCCGAATATCCTTATTCTTACCGAAAGGAAATGACAAAGAGCCTCTCCGCCATCGGGATGATCCATGTTGAGAAAGAAAAAGGTGGTCAGGATAAATATTTTCTTGTTCCTCTTACCCTTCCTACCTTGCAAAAGAATAATAACGATAGGTTCCCCCTTCCCGCAGAATATCAGAATATGTTCCCCGAACCGAACCTCAAGGTCTATATCGGAGATAGATTGAGTATTCGAAATTCGGGACGTTTCACTTTTCGGACCTTCCGTGCCGATAGTCCGAAGTATTACGGAATGAAGCTTCAGAGGCGGAGCTGGACCGGGAGTCATGAATTGTGTGGCGATGCACAGTTGCATGTAACAAGAAACTCGTTTCTTGTTTCACAGAAGGCGCGTGAAGATGCAGTTCCCCGTCCCTGGGACGAGATTCCGGATCACGAACGGAGCGTCTACACCCGCGGGATCATCCGCGTCCTCGGCTGCTGGGGCGACCGGGCCATCCCGAATACAAAGAAACACGAAATCTTTATCCCTTGTCCGGAGAAACCGGAAGCTTGGGAGGCCTTCTTGATTCCCGATGATGTCGTGAATCGCTTCCATGAACTGGCCGACGCAAGGACCGACGCCGATGAGAACGGGAAGCTCCCCTATGAGCCGAAGGATACTAAACGGAATATGGATCCAGCCAATGACGGGAAGAAGTTCCGTCTCAAGGAGGGAGACCTCGTTTTCTTCAAGCCGCATCCCCGCTGGAATACCATTGAAGAGATCTCCCTTTCTTCCATCTGGCGGGGGCGGGTCGAATGGATCGTAAATAACAGGATGGAAGGCGCACGAGGCCGGGATTTCTTTCGGGCCGTCGATAAAGAACTTCTTCCCTTCAATGGAGAAAGGAAGCAGATCACCCTCGCCGAACAGCTCTTCGGTTTTGTTGAGGAGGGGAAGGAGAAAGAGCGGGATACCGCACGCGCCCTTGCGGGGCGGGTTCGCTTTGCCGACGCCCTCTTCGAGGGAATAACCGATCAGGACGGACAGACCCCCATCGGTCGTGAGGCCAGCCCCTATCTCGATCCCGTGGTCCTGAAGATCCTCGACTCCCCCAAGCCCCCCTCCCCGGCCCTCTACTTCAAGAAGTCCGACGGGCAGGGGGCCTACATCGCCAAGAAGGATCTGCAACCGGGGAGTCATCATCCCCAGGGAAGGAAGTTCTATCTCCATCACAGCTCAGACCAGTTAGAGAAGGAGTGCTGGAAGACGGATCCACAGCCACCGACCCCCTGCGAGGAGAAAGACCGTTGCAAGCAGAAAGTAAGTGTCACTCCCGTCCGTGCTGGAGCGGTCTTTTACTTTCATGTCGATTTCGACAACCTGAGCAAAAGGGAACTGGGCCTTCTCTGCTACGCACTCCGGCCGACGGAGGCATTCCGCCACAAGATCGGAACGGGGAAACCGATCGGCCTCGGGAAGGTCCGGATCGATCCGATAGGACTCTTTCTGGTAAACCGTGAAGATCGGTATACGACGGATGAGATCTTCTCCTCGCCACGTTATGCAAAGGTCTGGCGGAAGGAGGATGCTCCGGAAGACTGGCCGGGGCGATATGGCAGAGAGGCAGAGGCAGAAGTTGCAGAGGCGGAAGTTGCAGGTGCCATTACCTATGATGCTTTCCGCAAGGGATTCCGGGATAAGATGAATGAAGACATCCGACCCGCCCTGGAACTCCTGGGCGATCCTGCAAAGGTAACCGAGCCTGTCCATACCCCCCTCGTCCAGGGGCAGGGTCCGGAGGATGAGACCTTCAAGTGGTTTGTGGAAAACGACAAGAGGAGACATGATTTTCTCAGGCCATTAAATAGGGCAAGCACGAATCTTCCAACTTTGAAAAAGTATTGA